Within the Gracilinema caldarium DSM 7334 genome, the region ATCCAGTTGCACCCGAAACCCTTCCACAATCCGGGCGGGGATACCAAGCTGTCTCAGGAGAACCACAAAGGCACTGGCAAAATGGAGACAATAACCCTGTTTTTCTTCAAAGAGAAACCGTTCCAGGGCTAATGATCGGGGTCCTCCCTGAACCTTTTTTGAATAACCATATTGTTTCTTGAGATACATCTCCACAGCTTTGGCAACAGCCAGTATGGTTGTCGTATCTATAGTTCCGGGTCGCCATTCCTTGGCGAGCCTGGCGATACAGCCGCTGGGATCAGGACCGGGATTGAGATACCACACCGGATCCCCACCTTGTATACCCAGTTCGATAGCGGTCTCAGGATAGGTTTCAGTCTTTGAGAGGGCGACCTCTACCAGAGTTCCCTGTTCGATGGGACTGTCAAATCGGATACCACTTTGCAATGTAGCAATCGTAATCGATAGCAGGGGTGTTTTTGGGGAAGCAGCTTGTACCATAAAGCGGGAAGCATTTGAAGGCAGGGGAAACCGATCATAGTATTCGCCCACAAAACGGAGCCGGAGAACCGGCAGAGGCTCCGTAAGGGCGGCTCCGTTCATCAACCTGGGATCTTGTATATAGGTATCCTCTGCCCAGCCATCAGCGGTACGGAGCTGATAGGTTGCGGATGCAAGATAGATCACCTGGTCCGGTGGGCCTTCGATTTCGAACATAGGTGCTGATGTAAGGTCCAGTCGGTTGGAAAAACGGCTCACACCAACATCGAAGCCATATCCTGGTACATCCATAAGGAGCGGCAGGGTGGGAGCAAGCTGAAGTGCCAGAGGCGTTACATCGATTCCGGGGAGACTGATATCCGTACCCTGGGTTTCGAAGATCGGCACCAGAGGGGCTAGACAAAGTACGACGATACCAAAGGGAAAACAGACCGAGCCTGCAAGGGATAGCAGATGTCTGATTGTTTTAAGACGAAAGCGCTGTATATTCATCACTATGAAAAGCACTATCCCCATGCCCAGGGCGCCAAC harbors:
- a CDS encoding transglutaminase-like domain-containing protein, whose product is MPLNKPWLRSFLLRSLLLWIVLLLPALGPPILLAYFLHATGPLWIPLVWASVSIGLAVLMKTQNAAKRFIKITSFLWLGLGLLLIMVLLNVSRRSLAEVWFLMVRQGRGRGFFSYFASLVYGFMTVVSSMLILYYGFIAGTITLMMVSLLTWAILFSQTTGFVGALGMGIVLFIVMNIQRFRLKTIRHLLSLAGSVCFPFGIVVLCLAPLVPIFETQGTDISLPGIDVTPLALQLAPTLPLLMDVPGYGFDVGVSRFSNRLDLTSAPMFEIEGPPDQVIYLASATYQLRTADGWAEDTYIQDPRLMNGAALTEPLPVLRLRFVGEYYDRFPLPSNASRFMVQAASPKTPLLSITIATLQSGIRFDSPIEQGTLVEVALSKTETYPETAIELGIQGGDPVWYLNPGPDPSGCIARLAKEWRPGTIDTTTILAVAKAVEMYLKKQYGYSKKVQGGPRSLALERFLFEEKQGYCLHFASAFVVLLRQLGIPARIVEGFRVQLDGRGRDLIRGTDAHAWAEIYIGGVWLRFDPTPGSSLIEPSPYRIPAALAPSRPAEPAVTTGAVANRSFADTDRFWQIVLIVPVTVLILLVLYQIYCRGDRRRYVRTRLRRRVLQAKRRGIPGPELTGWLQWQQRVLSVSEGQKVRDLEQLVQEHLEYHFGPNLSSRKH